CCGGAAATTTCAGCAGATTTTGTGGCGTTTTAGcccatttgatgaaatttcgatttatgaaTTGAACACAGTGACGTATGGTACGGCATCTGCTCCATATCTTGCCATTCGTGTTTTGCAGAGGTTGGCGCACGATTACAGGGACAGGTATCCTGTGGCCGCTAGGGTTCTACTGCAGGACTCATACGTGGATGACGTTATTTCCGGTTCTGATAGTATAGACAACGTGAAACCACTTTACAAGGATTTATGCACCTTATTGGATGAGGGTGGCTGCAATTTGAGAAAGTGGGTGACGAACTCTAAAGAGTTGCTTGCGGTTATACCAGAAGAACACAGGGGGACTTCTGTGAATCTGAACTTTGACCGTGATAACGTCGTTAGGACATTGGGCATACAGTGGAACACGGCCACTGActctttcttttttgaggtcAATCTTGACAAGGATCCGATTGCATCCAAGCGCAGGATTCTCTCGGAGTCCGCCAGGCTTTATGATCCATTGGGGTGGCTTACTCCGATTACTGTGGTGGCCAAATCCCTTTTCAAGCAACTGTGGGAACATGGGGTTGACTGGGATGATAATGTCCCAAGGGAAATTGAGGACCTGTGGTTTCGGCACAGGGCTTCATTGCCGAAGTTGGCTAATTTGGCGATTCCCAGGTGGATTCAATGGAATCAGAACTCTGAATCTGAATTACATTGTTTCTGCGATGCCTCTAGTGTTGCTTACGCCGCAGTGGTTTACGTGCGTATTGTTACGGCTAACGATACTTTTGTTCACCTTTTGCAGGCCAAATCAAAAGTATCACCCATTAAGACCGTTTCAATTCCAAGATTGGAGCTTTGCGCTGCTGCACTTGGAGTGAAACTGGCACGAAAGGTTCAGGAATCCCTCGCTGACCTTGGTGTACGGAATGTTTTTTATTGGAGTGACAGCTCCACTGTATTAAGTTGGATTCACAAGTCTCCCTCCAATTGGACTGTCTACGTGGCTAACCGCGTGGCAGACATACAACGATGCAGCAATCCAATTCAGTGGAGATACGTTCCTTCGGCTTTGAATCCGGCAGACTGTGCATCTAGGGGAATTCAGGCAGAGGAGTTAATAGGGAACCGGACTTGGTGGTTTGGGCCTCATTTTCTTTACGGACCACAATCCTCTTGGCCTGAATCTTTACCGAATTTGTGTACATCGAAGGAGGAGAGAGCCGTCAAGATTACAACGAATGTTGCCACTGAGAAAGCATATCCTGAATTGCTTTCAAAATTCTCCAAATTACACACTTTGCTACGCATCACTTCATTATGTTTTCGGTTCTGTCACAATTGTAAGCATCCCGATGAGAGGATTACTGGTCCCTTATCAATTGGGGATGTTAACAAGACTTTGATGATCTTTGTAAGAATAACTCAGGAAATTGATTTCCCTGAGGAGCTGTCAAGGCTCTCTGCACGAAAGGTGATCGCACAGAGTCCTATTTTGAAACTTATGCCATTTCTTGACGAAACTGGAATAATTCGAGTTGGTGGACGCCTCCAGAATTCGAATTTCCCCTATGATGTGAAGCATCCCCTAGTTTTGGCAAAGTCAAATCCATTATCAGTGCTTATCATTTCAGACGCACATGAAAGGACATTACATGGTGGTGTTACTTTGACCATGTCCTATGTGAACAGAAGGTACTGGATAATCTCAGGAAACCAATTGGCCAAACGTGTTATAAACAGGTGTTTGAAATGTTTCCGTTTTGCTGCGAAAACGTCGCAGCAGATAATGGGTAATTTGCCACAAGCTCGCTTGATGATCACTCGTCCATTTAAGCATAGTGGCGTCGACTATGCCGGTCCCATAACTATTAAGACTTCGAACTTGAGGTCTACTGTTACCTCAAAGGGGTACATATGTCTTTTTGTGTGTATGGTTACCAAAGCCATACATCTAGAAGCAGTTACCAGCCTGACGACAAATGCTTTTCTTTCTGCGTTTAGACGATTTGTGTCGCGGCGCGGTGCTTGTACCGATCTCTACTCAGACTGCGGCACGAATTTTGTTGGTGCCTCAAAAGAACTCCAAgtactttttgaaaaatctcAGAAATCACTGCCCGAGGAGGTTCTTCAGGCTTTAAGTCAGAACTGTACCACTTGGCACTTCATTCCACCTGCCTCCCCAAATTTTGGTGATCTTTGGGAAGCAGGTGTGAAATCCGTGAAATACCATTTGAAAAGGATTATAGGCGAGCGCAATCTGACATTCGAAGAGCTCACAACACTACTATGTCAAATAGAAGGTTGTTTGAACTCTCGTCCTTTATGTCCTTTATCTTCCGACCCTTCGAATTTTGAAGCACTTACTCCTGCGCACTTTCTTGTTGGTGAGCCAACGATTTGCATACCAGAAGAATCTCTGTTGGAAACCAACATCAATTTACTTTCTCGCTGGAAATGTGTGGAAAAAATGAaacaacatttttggaaaaGATGGCGAAATGAATATGTTAATCGTCTTCAAGCGCGACCGAAATGGCTCAAAAGCAGATCTGAACCTACTATTGGCGATTTGGTGCTGGTTGTAGACGAACGGTGTGGACCAGGTCAATGGCTACTTGGCCGCATCGAGGAAACACATCCTGGACCTGATGGACGTACACGGGTGGTATCAGTTcttattaaaaacaaacttgtaaaaagaccaatttcaaaaatttgtttacttCCAGAAAATGCAACATCGCTTGTCGACACAAATATTAAATCAACTGCCTAACTACTACCCCCTCACCAGAATGGACCACTTGTGTGTATACCTACCCTTCAAGGACGGAGCCTACCCTCAAACGCTATGAGTCGGAGCATAGCGGAGGTATTTCCTCGACTAAATATTCTCCCAACGATAGGCCGTCTACCAACTATTATCTGCACATAAGAACATTCGTCCTTCAGGGGGgagaatgttggcaaaatcataTATTTTCCCAACCCAACATTACATTAACGTTTCACCCCATTCACCACCAAACCgtcatcataaaaaaacacacctCACcacgttattattattattatagccATAATCATGTATGCAGTTTAATATTCAGTAATTTGAAATACTTATGTTTTTATCgtaattaattattatttgtGCGTATTTATTCAAATACTCATCAGTATACGCAGTTTGATCTTTGTGCGTGCTAATCTGCTTCGGTGATAACGATTCCCCCtttaccgattaaatcttacCTGAATCCCTGGCAGCTTGTGCGTCGCACCTTCCCCCTTTGTCATTAACGATCGGGTGTTTTAGTATAATACATCATGCCAAGCCCTTTGGGAGTTAAGAGTTACCAGTAAGCAGATTAGAATGCAAATCAGATAGTCTCTCCCTTCCACCACCGGTTTTGCTACTTTGGTGGGCGTTCGTTGCTTCTAGCGAAACTATTTATTCATATGATCGATATGTAGAAACAAATTTTGCTATGTACTTATAAATATAACACTTTAAGCTATTTAGGTATTttgtaaataataattttatatacTTGAAAGTAATTTCTTTTGAAGTCCCTTAGCTAGAATTTTGTGTGAAGTCGATCTCTTCTTTTTCGACCATCGAGCAGACAACACTTAAGTATTCAAGCTTGTAACCCTTTTTACAgccaaataaaatttgaaacctttttgttttttgaggaaagatTATTTTCTGTGCTTTATTTCTTTGAAAGACGAAAGGGAGTTTTTTTGGTGATATTTCTTTACAGTGGACTTTTTTACAGTAACTATCCACACTTGTTTagaccaaaaattttgcaaagctgGAAGTTTAGGCCCCACAACGAAAAACGGAGGTAAATTcattggtcattccgtttgcaaaatatTGAACATCGAGACGTTAAGTTAGGTTAAATAAGGACAACCTCTTCTGACGCCACGTTGTCCGATGGAGAGTTTCTTGGGAAATGTGTGCCAATGAGTAGTTCCAGCGCTTCCTCCGACTTGTGAATGTAGCCTTCCGTAATAGATTttgaggataggatcttcctcaGCCTAGAGGAATtttcagagcagcaggtttttacacaggatttgttctgagcatttttaagctcgcccttgtattttcttagctcagccttatagacgtcccagTCGGTTAGTGCACTTGTGGCTtccgccctgttgaagagtttctgCAATCCTTCCTCAGACGAACCAGTTCTGGGGTTCACCACGACGGTCGTTGTTCGCATCCTTGGTTTGGCTTTGAGTTAGACTAGACATCTACATATCCCTACCAAAAATTGTAGGATTCGAAccattttgaatatagctaccattagAAGAGATTTccaaattaaaggtcttgtacccatttattaaccgatttcaatgaaagttGAAAAGTGTGTGGTTTTGGAACCTTCGTCATCCCCAGTGGtctagatcggatcatatttaaatatatacctAAGTTAAGGGTAATTTAAACAACTAACGaacgttttgtttcactgttaagcatcttcagtttggtctataatttaaccatgaatcatcttacaaacaaacaacccttgcaagttattgaattttattatcaaaatgcgttctctgttaagaaagttcatagtGTTCAAGTTGTGTTCAACGACGAAGATCCAtgttggctcaatgggtactcaaataagcataattgtcgattttggagcgaaaatcagccagaagcattgcaagagctatcaatgcatccagaaaaagtcaccgtttggtgcggtttatgggctggtggcatcattggaccgtacttcttcaaagactatggcaaaattgaattaagcggatggaccatttgaggcgcagtcacggtcaacatttgcatcaattaattttcaaacattaaattatatggacaatCGATTCGAACAgagatttcattcatttttcagAATgaatgtttttttgaaaaacttttctatagtatttattttattttctgtaATAACATGCCAGTGCAAGGTGACGTATGAACAACAAATTGCTAAAATAATATCAGTTATACCCCCCAGAGTACCCAGGCTGAGTATATTCTTCACACATCCAATTTAGCGTGCGCTTCAACGAAATGACATCGACAGATTAGCTTTGAAGACAATGCCAAAGTCATTGCAAATGCAGATTTGCCcttcaacattccattaaggaacaggggcaaacttctcacatgtcaatgggTGCTGTgcaattcaagttcaagctcaagggcctcctttttattgccgagtccgatcggcagggcgacaccactttggggaaaagtttttatatggcgtagtacctcacaaacgttgccagcattagaaggggataaccaccgtttaaATTTTCgtatgatgttctcgctaggctTCTAACCttggcgttcagggtcataggcggaaatgcaaacctttgcgctacggtcaTGCAATTACGACTTACGAATACACTCATCCAATCACGATAACCCAAAGGATTTTTAAACTATAGTACAAAGTAAGAATGACCTTTTTAGCCAGTTGGGAATGGTCAGCTAAGATTTAGGATTGAAACCAATACAGTTTTGTTGCCATGGCAACTTTTCATACTACCCGTTTTTGTGTTTAATTCTCTTCGTCGAATGAGTTAGCTTCAACACAAATGATGTGAGATTATCAAACAAGTGTTGCAGGGATCCTTTAGGTATTGTGAGCGCCATCCATGCCTTGCTCCTTTCTGCCCTGCCAATACCCTTTCTGGGGCTGGAGCATAACGTGGCAGTTTGACGCAGTAATGTTTATCACCTAATTTCTATGCATACTAATAATGTTTCCTTTCGTTATTCTTGTTGCTCGCTGAGGGTaagagtgagtgtgtgtgtgtgtgtgcatgtgtctgTGTGTCGAGGTCCATTCAACCTCATCTGATGCAGTCGATGTGACATGGTGTTTGCAGGCATCGAATGATTGTCGAAAATGAGTTCTTTAGCTGCAACCGAGCAGACTTTGGGTATGGCAGCGACATTGTTGCTGCTCCTACTAATGCCGCCACTGCTGTGTGGATGAAAGTGCTTTGGTTGCATGGACCATGAGTCAATAAGCCTTCTCTGGTGCCATCAAACTTGCCAATGTTAATGGGACATACTGCTAAATGTTTGGCCGTCAGGCTTGTGCCTGCCTGTGCTGGTCCTCAGCTATCAGCAGGCACCTACTGTTGTTGTCTTCTTAGTCTCCTTTATTTTCctattggttgttgtttttctctcatcatcatcattctcTAGTGGATCGCATAGAATTTAAATgatgtcagtcagtcagtcatctGTTCCTGTGCATGGCTTCTGTGTTTTTCCATGCGAGGATGTGTCATTTATCTCTAGAGTGGAGAGTAGGTAAAAAAAACGTGCTCCAGCAGGACGCATCATCAAACTCTAATGGGTGTCGTGTTGGTGCGATACGTGTTAATTTACATTGAAAAGCAAGCAATTGGCTTTATCTATTTACAAATGTTAAAATAAACTGTTCCGTAATGGTAATAGACAGCAGCCAAACCTACACACATGCACACGCACGCACATATGCACGCTCCACAACACATGCTTACTCCCAGTAAATGGGTCCTGGCCCTGACACCCGATAACCATTGTGAGttataagtgtgtgtgtgtgtgtgtgtgtgtgtggggatAGTGATTGTTCTGCTCCAACAACCGAAAGCTTCTCCATGGTTGAGATGGctcattaacatttttttttgtcttcactTCTCGAGAATGAAAGTGGACAGATGGGATTAATTTTACACAGGAAATTAAGTTCGATGGCACTTGCTGTAATTGCCTTTGATTAAGTTCGCATTTGAGTGAGGAAGGCAATTTGCCACGGACAATTGATTATCGGGCTCATACTCAGCATGACGACGtaggtgaatttttaaaatgaaacaaCGATTtcggttttaataaaaaatatcaaaaaatatttaaggttCCAAACGAAAACGCAATTTTAAAGCAAAAGAGATTTCAATTTAGCTGTGTCGAATTTTGTATATCCATTGAAATTCTCTAGACACCTAAGAATTcaagtaatcggtttataattcaAGCTATATTCAGTATAAGGAGGTATataccgcagcgcagaggttagcatgaccgccaaTGACGCCGAAACctggggttcgaatcctggcgagaccattaaaaaaaaaatttttcagcggtggttttcccctcctaatgctggcgacatttgggaggtactatgccatataaaaacttctttgcAAGGAGGTGCCGCACaacggtacgccgttcggactcgactatataaaggaggcccatatcattgagcttaaaaccatAAGCAAgtaaaattcgaagatgggctacatcggactacatcttgatatagcccccatatagaccgatccgccgatttagggtctaaggcccataaaagccacatttattaaacgattttgctgagttttgggacagcgagttgtgttaggcccttcgatattcttcgtcaatttggctcagatcggttcagatttggatatagctgccatataggccgatactcccattttgggtcttaggcccataaaagccacatttattatccgattttgctgaaatttggaacagtgagttgtgctaggctattcgatatcctttgtcaatttggttcagatcggtccagatttgaatagctgccatatggaccgatccttcgatttaaggtcttaggcccataaaaggcgagtttattatccgatttcgccgaaatttgggacagtgagttgtgttatgcccttcgacatccttctttattttgacccagatctgttcagatttggatgtagttgccatatagactgatctctctatttaaggttttggacccataaaaggggaatttattgtccgattttgccgaaatttgggacattgaatagtgttaggctcttcgatattctaCTTCAACTTGatccagataggttcagatttggatatagctgccatatagaccgatctctcgatttgaggtttggggcccataaaaggcgcatttattgtccaatgtcgccgaaatttgggacagtgagttgtgttaggctcttcgacattttttttaaacttggcgcaaatcggtcaagatttcgatatagcttccatatagaccgatatctcgatttaaagtcttggcccaataaaaggcgcatttacaatccgattttactgaaaattgacgctgtgacttatgttaggcttctcgaaaTCCGTATCagataggtttttttttaactatattgggttgcccaaaaagtaattgctgatttttcatatagtcggcgttgacaaattttaagcaaatttcaagcattaatcgaattggatcgtcatgtacccaaatatcaagatttttatcacataaaaagcttgatatttgggtaccacatgtattgaaagaaattcatttaacaaaccgaatcaacgcttgtgatatgcaccttaaacgcaatgaattcgatccgtttttaaaacgaatcataactggatgAAAACTGGAGAtgaaaccacttcaaaggctgatatccaccaaaagaaggttatgctgtctgtttggtgggattggaagggtgtggtatattttgagctgcttccaaggaaccaaacgattaattcggatgtttactgtcaacaattggacaaattgaatacagccatcaaggagaagcgaccagaattggtcaatcgtaaaggtgtcatattccaccaggacaacgcaagaccgcacacatctttggtcacttgccaaaaactgagtg
The Stomoxys calcitrans chromosome 3, idStoCalc2.1, whole genome shotgun sequence genome window above contains:
- the LOC131995745 gene encoding uncharacterized protein LOC131995745, coding for MSELATFIKEQRDLLDLLIKYESRFDAKNPAEKTHGYVDALGQRVDDIFNRFEAQHDTIIQKFYYLRSTLGGEAANLIRNISATEANYDSAWKILESRYHNRRMLVGNLISRLFNIPKSDGGFQSIKTLLDSAQECLSSLQNLNIDASTWDPLLIHLLVQKLDLQSRRDWEQSLKSSTEIPLISELFSFLERTFRTLESMTDEFPSDKQYPTKGRNKSNNNSKSNAQVRKASCNSGQFSKPKPILCAFCEKPHSLAKCFKFLALPLSDKVNFLSKKNACQNCFVVGHDHNNCKSPFRCITCKQLHHTVLHSDGPLTRAGPTGCSGNAPTQMASHSAQAFHSVLLYTIRLRVVTNRGKFTLRALLDPGSQGSLISESTVQLIGLEKNTHFGWVFSGPSNSVSSHQIHIHNVHLDHILRSFWEQEEVLPKRKFTEEEEACEEFFEATTTRTVSGRYVVKLPFRSILKDGSSPTLQNNVLNALRRLKQLEISFSRKPLFCESYTKFLKEYENLGHMSKIGVYPSDVRQDSYFLPHHGVLKESSTTTKLRVVFDGSSHSRESKSLNDELSPGPALQNDLPGILTRWRRHRIAFSADIEKMFRQIDVCPGHRKFQQILWRFSPFDEISIYELNTVTYGTASAPYLAIRVLQRLAHDYRDRYPVAARVLLQDSYVDDVISGSDSIDNVKPLYKDLCTLLDEGGCNLRKWVTNSKELLAVIPEEHRGTSVNLNFDRDNVVRTLGIQWNTATDSFFFEVNLDKDPIASKRRILSESARLYDPLGWLTPITVVAKSLFKQLWEHGVDWDDNVPREIEDLWFRHRASLPKLANLAIPRWIQWNQNSESELHCFCDASSVAYAAVVYVRIVTANDTFVHLLQAKSKVSPIKTVSIPRLELCAAALGVKLARKVQESLADLGVRNVFYWSDSSTVLSWIHKSPSNWTVYVANRVADIQRCSNPIQWRYVPSALNPADCASRGIQAEELIGNRTWWFGPHFLYGPQSSWPESLPNLCTSKEERAVKITTNVATEKAYPELLSKFSKLHTLLRITSLCFRFCHNCKHPDERITGPLSIGDVNKTLMIFVRITQEIDFPEELSRLSARKVIAQSPILKLMPFLDETGIIRVGGRLQNSNFPYDVKHPLVLAKSNPLSVLIISDAHERTLHGGVTLTMSYVNRRYWIISGNQLAKRVINRCLKCFRFAAKTSQQIMGNLPQARLMITRPFKHSGVDYAGPITIKTSNLRSTVTSKGYICLFVCMVTKAIHLEAVTSLTTNAFLSAFRRFVSRRGACTDLYSDCGTNFVGASKELQVLFEKSQKSLPEEVLQALSQNCTTWHFIPPASPNFGDLWEAGVKSVKYHLKRIIGERNLTFEELTTLLCQIEGCLNSRPLCPLSSDPSNFEALTPAHFLVGEPTICIPEESLLETNINLLSRWKCVEKMKQHFWKRWRNEYVNRLQARPKWLKSRSEPTIGDLVLVVDERCGPGQWLLGRIEETHPGPDGQNATSLVDTNIKSTA